The nucleotide window CTGTACCTGGCACTGCTCACCCGTGACGTGCCCGCGGTGGTGGCGCTCGCCGCACAGGAACGGCTCGCCGTCGTGCTGACCGAGGCGGCCTGAGCATGGCGATCATCGCGCTGGTGTCCGCGAAGGGCTCGCCCGGCGTCACGACCTCGGCGCTGGCCTGCGCGCTGGCCTGGCACCGACGGCTGGTGGTCGCCGAATGTGACCCGGCCGGCGGCTCGATCCTCGCCGGATACCTCGGCGGCCAACTGGACGGCCCGCGCGGCATCGGCGAGTTGGCCGTCGGGGAGTTGCGCGACGGCAACCTGGACACCGCGTTCTGGTCGCAACTGGTCGACCTGGACGCACCCCGCCGGGAACGGCTGCTGCTGCCCGGCCTCGTCGACCCCGCCCAGAGCGGCAGCGTCACCCCGCTCTGGCAGCGCTTCGCCGACTACTTCGACGCCCTCGACCGGGGCACCCCCGGCTACGACGTCCTGGTCGACTGCGGTCGGCTACACGTGAACGGACCACCGTGGCCGGTGCTGCGGGCCGCCTCGGTGGTGCTGTTGGTGACCCGGGCGCACCTGCCGGACCTCTCCGGCACCCGGGCGGTGGTCACCACTGTCGAACGGGACTTCGCCGAGCACCGGGTCCCCCCGGGCACCCTGCGGCTGCTGCTGGTCGGCGGCGGGCACGGGCGGGCCGAGATCAGCCGCGCCCTGAAACTGCCTGTCATCGCACGGCTGCCGCACGATCCGCGTACCGCCGGGGTGCTCGCCCTGGGCGGCACTGTGCGGGCCGGACGGCCGCTGATGCGCGCGGCGGCCGCGCTGGAGGTCCCGATCGGGGCGCTCCTGGAGCGGCGACGGGCCCGGTTGGCGTGGCCCGTGCAGCAGGGGGTGCCCGATGCGGTTTGAGCCGGTCTCCACCGATCCGCGCCAACAGCCACCGGCCGTGACCTCCACCGCGCCACCGCTGGCCGCGCCGAACGGCCGGCACCAGCAGTCCGGGCCACAGCCCCAGCCGATGCCCGCGGCCACCCCGCCGCCGGAGTCGCCGCCCCGGCCCCGAATGGACTTCCAGGTCGTCCGGGAGCTGCGCCGGGAACTCACGGAACGGCTCACCCTCTGGCAGCGCGGCCGAGAGTTCACAGTCGACGAGGAGGACACCGAGCGGGCCCGACTCGCCGTCACTGTGGTCGCCTCGTACGCGGACTCGGTGCGCCGGGCCGGCACGCCCATGGCCGCCGGCGAGGAACGCCTACTGCTCGACCAGGTGACCGCCGAGCTGGTCGGGCTCGGCCGGCTGCAGACGCTGCTGGTCGACGACACCATCGAGGAGGTGCACATCCTCGGCTGCGACCAGGTACGCATCACCCGGCACGGCGGCGGGGTGGACTGGGCCGAGCCGATCGCCGACAGCGACGCCGAACTGGTGGAGATCCTCCAGGCGGCGGCCCGCCGGGCGGGCGCGACCGAGCGGTCCCTCTCCACAGTGAAGCCCACCCTCGACCTGCAACTGCCCGACGGCAGCCGGCTGGCCGCGGTGTTCCTGGTCAGTCACCGCCCGTATGCGGTGATCCGCAAGCACAACACCCTGGACGTGAGCCTCGACGACCTCGCGGGCGCCCGAGGTGACCTGGACGAGATGATCGACCCGCTGCTGCGCGACTTCCTCCGCGCGGCGATGCGCGCCGGTCTGAACATCATGGTCGCCGGCTTGGCCGGTGCCGGAAAGACAACTGTCATCCGGGCGCTGATGAACGAGATCCCACAGGATGAGCCGTACGTGCTGCTGGAGGAGAGTCGGGAGCTACTCCCGGCCCGCCGCCGGGAGCGGCACCGGGCGGTGATGAGCTTCGAAGCCCGGGAGGGCCACGGCGAGCGCGGCTTCGACGGGCGCCCAGCCGGTGAGGTGACCATCGCCGACCTGATCCCGCTGTCGCTGCGGATGGGCGTCCTGCGGATCATCGTGGGCGAGGTGC belongs to Micromonospora ureilytica and includes:
- a CDS encoding ParA family protein, whose product is MAIIALVSAKGSPGVTTSALACALAWHRRLVVAECDPAGGSILAGYLGGQLDGPRGIGELAVGELRDGNLDTAFWSQLVDLDAPRRERLLLPGLVDPAQSGSVTPLWQRFADYFDALDRGTPGYDVLVDCGRLHVNGPPWPVLRAASVVLLVTRAHLPDLSGTRAVVTTVERDFAEHRVPPGTLRLLLVGGGHGRAEISRALKLPVIARLPHDPRTAGVLALGGTVRAGRPLMRAAAALEVPIGALLERRRARLAWPVQQGVPDAV
- a CDS encoding CpaF family protein, with protein sequence MRFEPVSTDPRQQPPAVTSTAPPLAAPNGRHQQSGPQPQPMPAATPPPESPPRPRMDFQVVRELRRELTERLTLWQRGREFTVDEEDTERARLAVTVVASYADSVRRAGTPMAAGEERLLLDQVTAELVGLGRLQTLLVDDTIEEVHILGCDQVRITRHGGGVDWAEPIADSDAELVEILQAAARRAGATERSLSTVKPTLDLQLPDGSRLAAVFLVSHRPYAVIRKHNTLDVSLDDLAGARGDLDEMIDPLLRDFLRAAMRAGLNIMVAGLAGAGKTTVIRALMNEIPQDEPYVLLEESRELLPARRRERHRAVMSFEAREGHGERGFDGRPAGEVTIADLIPLSLRMGVLRIIVGEVRSREIVPMLQAMTTSRGSMCTIHARTAAGVSERIVELALAHGREMTVDQARRMAGNALDLIVYVTIEDETAIGGRKHRFVSHVEEVIGAGEAGRITTTTVFGPGPDGRAVPRHLPERVRDQLLRVGYDARLLTRWVEAGAGAWRRPRQTRLARRVT